TATCAACACTATACATTTTTAATACTGATTTTAATATTGAGCCATCTAAGACTCACGCTTTGAGAAATATTGCAGCAGTACCTGTAGGTCCTGATGTGCAGGGAATGTGGACAGGCTATCGATGATAGCTTGAGCTTGTGCGAGATATTGCTGGCTTAGCTGTTCTGTCATTTCTAATGCGCCACTAGAACGGATAAGCTGTAAGGCGTTCTCTATTTCTTCAGGATTTGAACCAGCATGAATGGCACGTATGTGAGGTGATAATTCGGGCATTTGTAAAGCATATAGAACGGGAAGCGTAACTTGACCATGGATTAAATCGTTTCCTGCGGGTTTACCTAACATTTCGGGGGTTTGCGTGAAATCAAGTAAATCATCCTGAATTTGAAAAGACATGCCAACGTGTTCACCGAATTGATAGAGTAGATCAGCAACCTCGACTGATGTTCCCGTAGACAGCGCTCCAACCCGTAAACATGTGGCCATTAATTGAGCGGTCTTATTTCTTGATTTCTCAAGATACTGTTCTGATGTGAGGTCGTAATCATACTTATGATCTAATTGCTCATATTCACCTAGACAGAGTTGTGCAGTTGAAATAGCGGATAAATCATGTACAAAGCGTTCTCTATCCGTAGAATGCATGGAGAGAAGTTCAATTACGCGAGCTGACATATAGCTGCCAATATGAACAGCTTCTGCTACACCTGTCTTGGTATGAAGAGCAGGCTGACCACGGCGCATATCTGAATGATCGATGATATCATCATGAATGAGTGAAGCCGCATGGATGAATTCAGCTGCAGCTGCAAGTTTCATCTGGAGTTTCCCAGAGGGTGTAGTGCCGAACCTACTTCCCACGATGACCATAATCGGACGGATTCTTTTGCCACCAGATCGAATGAGAGCCAGTATACTTTCAGACAGCATAGAAGAAGAAGGAACATCCTTATCTTGCTTCACGATATTCTCGATATCTCGATTAATATGTTTTAAGTTAATGTTAAGCGCAACATGTAAGTTCATAGCTCTAACCCACCTGTTCGATGGCCTTAGAGGCCTGATGGTGTTGGAATTCAAGATTTAAGAACTGTTCCAAGTAGGTGAACAACGACGCTTCATTGGAATGTCCTTCAGCACCTTTGATTTGCCATTTCTTAATACGGGGTGCCATATATGAGATCAGATCATACTCATCAAATTGAAGAGCCAATTGAATATAGAGACTGTATAAGTAATCTCCGTCAAGTATTTTGCGTGTAAGATTAGGGTCAGTGTAACTACAGTCTTGATGACGTTTAGTAGCCAAAGACAACACGGCATATAACGTTAACAGATGTATTTTACGTGTATACACAAAGTCATAACTATTCAAAAGAGAACTCATAACGAGTAGATCGGTTTGATCTATAA
The nucleotide sequence above comes from Paenibacillus sp. IHBB 10380. Encoded proteins:
- a CDS encoding polyprenyl synthetase family protein, whose amino-acid sequence is MNLHVALNINLKHINRDIENIVKQDKDVPSSSMLSESILALIRSGGKRIRPIMVIVGSRFGTTPSGKLQMKLAAAAEFIHAASLIHDDIIDHSDMRRGQPALHTKTGVAEAVHIGSYMSARVIELLSMHSTDRERFVHDLSAISTAQLCLGEYEQLDHKYDYDLTSEQYLEKSRNKTAQLMATCLRVGALSTGTSVEVADLLYQFGEHVGMSFQIQDDLLDFTQTPEMLGKPAGNDLIHGQVTLPVLYALQMPELSPHIRAIHAGSNPEEIENALQLIRSSGALEMTEQLSQQYLAQAQAIIDSLSTFPAHQDLQVLLQYFSKRES